AAAGCAGCAGAAGTAGAACTAAGTAACCTGAGTTCTGCTTTGGAAAGTGCGGTAGAAGGCGTCTCCCGGATGGATGAACAAGGACATTACATCTATGTCAACCAGGCATATGCCAGCATGATGGGCTATCAGCCAGAGGAGATGGTGAGTCTGGAATGGCAACTGAGTATCCATCCAGAAGACCGGGAAAAAGTAATGGCAGCACATCAAAAAATGCTCAATAACGGTAGGGCAGAAGTAGAAGCTAGGGGTGTGCGTCAAGACGGTTCGGTGTTTGATACGCAAGTGGTTATGGTCAAAGCCTACGATCCACAGCAGAATTACATCGGTCATTACTGCTTCATGAAGGATATTAGCGATCGCCGCGAAATAGAAAGGCTCAAGGATGAATTTGTCTCTGTCGTCAGTCACGAATTGCGGACTCCCCTCACTTCTATTCGCGGTTCCTTAGGCTTGGTAGCTAGTGGTGTACTGCATACCCAACCCGAAAAGGCTCAACGGATGCTAGAAATTGCAGTCAATAACAGTGACCGTTTAATCCGGTTGATTAACGACATCCTTGATATTGAACGCATGGATTCAGGCAAAGTCACAATGACAAAACAAACTTGTGATGCTGCCAGCTTGATGCTTCAATCAGCAGATGAAATGCGTTCTATGGCAGATAAGGCAGAGGTGACTTTATCTGTTTGTCCCATATCAGCTAAGCTTTGGGCAGATCCCGACCGGATTGTCCAGACTTTCACCAACTTACTGAGCAACGCTGTTAAATTTTCAACCCCAGGTAGTACTGTCTGGTTGAGTGCTGAAATTATCGAAGAAAAGGGGATAAGAGGAGTTGGGGGAGTTGGGGAAGAAAATACTCTTCTGTCTTCCTCCACTCCCTCCACTTCCCCATCATCGCAATGCTACATCCTGTTTCAAGTCCGCGACCAAGGACGGGGTATTCCAGCTGATAAAATCGAAACTATATTTGGACGCTTTCAGCAGGTTGATGCCTCTGATGCACGTAAGAAAGGTGGTACTGGGTTGGGACTTACCATTTGTCGCAGTATTGTACAACATCATGGTGGACGCATTTGGGCAGAAAGCACTTTTGGGGAAGGGAGTATTTTTTACATTTTGCTGCCCATACAGCAAGAACAAGAGGAACCTATTGCCCCGCCAACTGAGTCTAATTCCAATTATCCATTAGTGTTAGTCTGCGATGATGACTCTTCAGTTCGGACTGTCATGCAAACCATGCTTGAACAACGAGGCTACCGAGTGACCAGCGTGGCTTCGGGGGAAGAGGCAATAGAAGTCATAGAACAACTACAGCCTGACGTGATTTTACTTAACCTGATGATGCCTGGTATGCATGGCTGGGAAACTCTAGCCGTTTTGAAGCAACAGCCGCATACTAAAGATATTCCAGTTATCATTCTTAGCGGTTTAATGCCGGATGCTAGAGTTACTCCCCATCCTGGGGTAAGCGATTGGATTGTTAAACCACCGGATGAGGAGTTGTTGTTTCAGGCTTTGGAGCGGGCGTTGGCAGGAGAACATAGCCAGAGCCTTAAAGTTTTGATCGTAGAAGATGATTTAGACCTAGCACAGGTCTTGATTGCCATATTCGAGCGCTACAACATTGAAACATACCATGCCAGGACAGGACGAGAAGCCTTGCATTTGAGCCAGCGACTTCTCCCTGACTTATTGGTGTTAGATTTAGGACTGCCAGAGGTTGATGGCTTTGCTGTAGTGGACTGGCTACGACACCATAGGCGCTTGTGCCTAGTGCCAATGGTTGTGTATTGCGCTCAAGACCTGAACCACTTTGACCGGGAACGACTAAAACTTGGACAAACTCTATTCCTGACAAAAGGTCGCGTGACACCAGAGGAATTTGAACAGCGTGTGATGAATCTGCTTAACCAGATTATTCCAGCCAAGAAGGGAGGCAACGGTAGTGATAGCCAAACGCATTCTCATAATTGATGATGAAGAAGATATCCGAGAAGTCGCTCAACTGACCTTAGAAGCCGTAGGCGGTTGGCAAGTCTTTACTGCTGAATCAGGTTTTGAGGGGTTGCAGTTAGCTGAAGCTGAAAAACCAGACGCTATCCTCCTAGACGTAATGATGCCGGATATGGATGGTATTACTACTTTTGGGCGACTGCAAGCAAACCCTGCTACCCAAAATATCCCCGTAATTTTACTGACTGCTAAAGTACAGTCTACTGATCAGCGCCGATTTGCTGAACTTGGCGTGACGGGGATGATTGCAAAACCCTTCGACCCTATGACTTTAACTGACCAGCTGACAAAAGCTTTGGGTTGGTATTAGGTATTTGAAAAAATTTTCTCTTCTCCACGGGTTCTTCATTTTTAGACTTTAACTTTAAAAGTATCAGGTGAACTCGGTTTGGAAAATCACCAACTGCAATAAATTAACGACAACAGTGAATTTACTGAATTTAGCTTTGGTAGTTAATTATTGCAGCTTTTTTAAGACAAGAAAGAATTTTTAGAGAAGGGAAAATATTCATGTACGACCAGGATTTTGAAAAAGAATATCAGGAATTTAATTCTGCTGTCGCTTTGTTCGCATATATTTTCAAGTTTAGAGATAAAGCATTAGTCGAAACTTGTGAGCACACATTAATAAGTATACTGGGTTTAAAATATACAACAAATATAATGAATGCAGCAATGTTTCAGCTAGCTGAATCTGCTCCTGAAACTTGCCTATGGATTTGGCAAAATTTCACTTATCTTGAGGCATGCATTTCATTAAATGAATATCTAACTGCGCTTGCCATACAAAAATTAATTAGCCAAGGTTTCGTTTTAGGTCAAGATTTTAGTGCCACTGCTGACGGTAAGATACTGATTAATGAGAAAGCGAAATCTGCATTATTTCAAAGTCTTTCTCATAAAGATTTAATTCTGATAGAAGAAAATATTCAAGTGAATGAACAAGTGGTCTTTTACTAATTCAATATAATGGTGAAACCACGAAGAATTTTGTAGGAAATAAAAAGTTGTTCTTCATTTTTGGAAAATCTCGATTATGGAACTCAAAAATTTGCTAAATTTCGGAATAAATCCTTTGCACTTACTACGCCAATGGCTTGAATCTTTGGAAATTCGTAACTACAAAGTGGCTCAACTATTATGCAAAATTATTCCATCTCAATGTCCCTTTGAACGGAAGATTAAACTTTTTAATCGAACCATTTTGGACATTCCTCCATTGTGTAAACTGAATCCTTTCTACGAACAATTAGTTATGCTTCGCTTCAAGTCTTTAGCCTATCTTGCAGATGAATGTGGTGAGGATGTTACAGTTTATTGTTGATAAGGAGATGGGCATAAATTCAGTAGAAACAGGGAAGGCGAAACGCGTACCCCATAAGACAAAAAATTCACAAGCAAAATCAAAAATTTTTCCTACTGCCAAACAAATACTTTAGCGTGGTTTGGTTCTATATCAATCACAATGCTATCTTCCTCAACTTCGACATCATAATTTCCTGTCCACTCATGCCACCTGCCAGCACAGGGAAAGTGAGGAATGCCATATCCACTAAGATTTTGCTCTGAGAAATTTACCACAACGACAACACGAGAACCTTCTTCATTCCAGCGAACATACGCTAGCACTTTTGTGTCTCTATTCTCGTGGAAAAAGTCGATATTATCACTTTGCAAAGCAGGATTTTGTTGGCGAAGGGCAATAAATTTTTTATAGTACTCAAATAAATCACGATTCAGGTCTCTCTCCAACAAAGACCATGCAATCTTCTTCGGCTGAGTTACAGTTTCACTTTTACGTTTGTGTTCCCCAAATTCTTCTCCCATCCACAGCATAGGTGTACCCATTGCTGTCATTAAAAGCACTGCTCCTAACTTAGCTCGTTTGAATGCATTTTCGTCAAAGATACCGCGATCGCCTAGTTCTCGGAAAACACGTTCGCGATCGTGAGTTGCCAAGTAATTTATGACGTTGATAGTCCTCTCATAACCCTGTCGCCTTGGGTCTAAAACCTCCTTAAGCTTTTCAGGTTCAAACATCTCACCGCAAATATGCGGAATCACAAAATAATGAAAACTTTCATGCCAACAAGCATCTAGAGATCCCTCGGGAGTAGTAATAGTATTGCTATAGTAGATGATAAATTTTGTAATAAGAGTATTAATTTTTATTTTTCTTACTTCCAAGGAAATACTAAATTATAAAAAAGTGGGAACTAGCATCAACTCATTCCCACTCTATTGAGATGCGTCTATGAAAAGATAAGTGTTTTTTTAAGCAGCTGGCGCAGGAGCAATTGTCACAGTGCGATTATCTAGGATAGGTTTACGGGTTTTCAGGTCAAACTTATAACCATTTGGCAAAATATGAAGCCTTGCTCCGCAAACTGCCAAAGGCTCATCCTTGAGGATGTCATCAACATTACTGTGAATAACTTCTGAATCATCAACAACAGTAACACAACCTTGACCAACCACTTCAAACTGGCTATCGGTTACTATCATCGCCGTGTTCTCGTCAATCCCAAATCCTAAAACAACAGGCTGCTGCGCCAAAGCTGCAATTAAGCGTCCCAAGCGTCCGCGTTGCGAGAAATGCTGATCAATAACCACCCCAGGGAGGAAAGCCATACCAGGACCCATGTCCACAATTTCCATCCGAGGGTTTGTCTCTGAGTCGCCTTCTACAATCATTATGTCGGGCATCACAGCGGCTCCAGCGCTTGTGCCTCCTATAACTATGCCTTCTGAGCAGCGTTTGTGGATAGCAGCATCAATATCAGTATCCTTCAATATACTAGTTATGCGGGCTTGGTCTCCTCCAGTAAAAAATATACCAGTTGCTTTATTAAGCGCGTCTAACGCAGTAGATGAAGACGCATCTTCACGGGTTTCGGTATCAATTATACGAACATCCTCGGCTCCTAGCCGTTCAAAGACTCTAATATAATTCTCTCCTACTTCCCGAGGCAGCTCCGTTGCGGCTGTCATAATGACAATCTTAGCTTTGGTACTTCCGGCGCGTCGAACGAACTCACGAAGAATTTGGCAATCCCCTTCCTTGTCTTCCGCTCCCCCAATAATTACCAGCTGCCTTTTGATTTCACTCGCTACCATACAGACTCCTGATAAGATTTATTTATTTATATAAAACATCATAATTAAAAATAGAAAAACTCCCATTTGGTAGAGTAAAATACAAAAACGAAATATGTAATATAGTAGAGTTCATCGACTCAACAGCGCTACATAAAAAAGAGTAAAAACAACAGTTATTTCATCACTTGAGATAAAAACAAAATAAAAACAAATAAAAAGTCAAAAGTCCCAGTAGTTAAAAAAATTTTAACTTTTGACTTAGAGAGGGTTTTTATCCACTTTTTTATTGGTCTTTAGTGCAGCGTTTGTAATTTACAAGCCTCTAAAGAAGTTCTCGAAAGGCGCTATTGTGTTGAATAATTTTTGAAACTAAACAAAGAAGAGTGTTAATTATGGACTACGTGTCCATTGTCATCAGTCTTGCTCCACTCCGAATACAAATCTTCCTTAATTGAACTCGTTTGATTATTGTTGTTCTGATTGGAAACTAGTACTTTGAGGGTTGTCTGGTAAGCATTATTAACGAGTTCATGACCATAACCAATCACTACGCCAAATTCGCCTGTTTTTTGGTGAATTGCACAATCGCCAACATTAAGCATAATTACTGCCTTGTTGTTGAATTAATGTGTCCTTTGTATTGTTCGCGAGTGTTAAATTAGTCACATCCCCCTTTTGAGATATTTTTCTCAACATTTCTTAAAAAAATAAATAAATCCACAGGTAGATGAATATATTTAAATAGTTTTGATTTATCTTTTTGAAAAAGTATACTACCGAGTCTATTCAGGATACATCATCTCAGCAAATGTTTACAATATAACGATCCCCTTTAGCTTACCTTATTGAAGACATCCGTCAGAAGTCATAATATGCCCCCCGGATACGCTGCGCGTTAACGCAGTTCCTCCGTAGGAGGCACAGAAGTAAAATTTGCTCTGTGTCTGGCTTTTATACAAAGCGCGTTGTACTTCATTTACTTACAATGTGCTGTAAAAATAAGTTGAAAAAACAGTACATTTAATATAAAATAATCAAAAATGCTTGAGCCTCAAACAAAAAAACTCCCGATTTCATTTGGCTTATCGGGAGGACTATCTGAGTAAGTGCTGCTGACTATCTATAAAATGCAATGTTCTACATCTGACGCTAAAAACGAAATCTCGAATATTTACCAACCTGACTGTTAAAGAGTAGGTCACGTAGAAAAGAACGTGCGTATTCTAGAGGGAAATGTCTAGGTTTGCCCTGAAGTACAATTTGGTACTCGTTAGTTTCTGGACCGTCGCCATATCCAGAAATAAGCTTATGGTGAAAAGCTTCCTCAGCTAGATTTTGAACTTCTTTTCTGAGAACAGCTTTTGTGCTACTCATACTTTGCTGTCTCCTTAAATTCTTCATAATATTTATTTATTTATAAAAGCTGCTAATGTCTAATTACACCTTTCAAAAGTTATATATTTATCTATTTAGTCAATCGTCAAGGATCCAAGTTAATTCATCTATAATTTTGGCTACTGACTTGGCACTTTAACATGATTATACCTTTAGATAGCTGAAAATGCTTTGCAATAGAGTTAGACTCAGTAAGCATAAGGGTTGGCTGCTGTTCACTAAAAACTCTGCATATCTGGGCAAATCTCTAGAGAATTGCGGAGATATTCAGTGATATGATGTTTGTGGTGGCTAAACAGATCCGATAGTAACGGTTAGAATAGATGCTTAAGTTAACCGCGAAGTGTAGGTTTTAGCCCACGCTTGCCAAAAAATACTTGAGTTCATAGACAGTAAATACGTCTGGGGAAAAGTAAATAAGCGTTATGGCAGTTGCTTTAACAGGGAAAGCCTCTAGGCGGTTACGCTTTGCAACGCACTGCCTTTAGATTCCAGGGTGTTTAGCAGAAGGTCTATAGTCAATGGTGCAAGAAAAAATTAATGATGCAATCCGCATCAATGCAAGAAAAAATGATGCATTCGACGTCTTCAACTTTAAGCATTACATTGGATCGAATGCTTACTTGGAGACAGGGGCGTTAGTATTTGATTTTGCTTTAACTGGGTTTACTAGACCTCTGCCTATTGAGGATTACATCGCCATCATTAGCGATCGCTACCCACACCTGCGCGATGAAACATACGATTCCCATGCTCATCTGTTTGCTCGCACTGTGTCAGAAGTGGGAAAACTAGATATGGGTTTGCACCTCGACCGTTGGAGTGTCAAGCCCTATCAAAATTCTGCGACGTGTGCTGTGCAATCACTTCATGAACGTACGAATCGAGGTGTACTTTACTTGGTTTGGGATTGGTTTGAAGCCATAACTCAAGACGAAGACATTGCCTTTGAGGAGCAGCTTTCGATCCTTCAAAGTAGATTTCGGCAATCTGTCTACGGTGGTCCTACAGTTTATGCTTTATTGCGTACAGCATACAAAAAAGGTATTCCCACCTTCTATTTGTGGGACGAAGGACTAACGCAGTATGGGTTTGGAAAAAAACAAGTTCGTGGCATAGCAACCACATTTGACTGTGATAGCCATGTAGATTCGGACTTTACCACCCGCAAGGATGACTGTAAGGCATTTTTAAGAACCTTAGGCTTCCCAGTGCCTAAAGGTGATATTGTCGCTCTAGAAAGGGAAGCCTTCGTAGTAGCAAGAGATATTGGCTACCCAGTCGCAGTCAAGCCTGTCGCGGGTCACAAAGGAATTGGAGTGACTGCTGAAGTGCGAGACGAGGATGAATTGGAATCTGCTTTCGGAAGAGCACTTGAGGCAATTCCAGAAAACGAGCCAACGCGAGTCATTGTAGAGAAAAGCATCGCTGGGTCAGATTTTCGCTTGCTGTGTGTCAATGGCAGATTTGTTGCTGCTACCGAACGTCGTCCTGCATGGGTTGTGGGTGATGGTTACTCAACCATTAAAGAGTTAATCCGAGACGAAAACCGAAAACCTGGACGTTTGGATACACCGACCTCGCCTATGACCAAAATTCAGTGTGACGAGGCGATGGAACAGTATCTTGAACAACAGGGTTTGTCATTAGATAGCGTTATTGAGAAAGAGCGTAAGGTTTATCTTCGCAAAGTTGCTAACCTCTCAGCTGGAGGTGTGAGTATTGATGCAACCCGCACTGTTCACCCCGACAATATTATCTTGGCGCAAGATATTGCCCAACACTTCCGCCTCGTTTGCTTAGGGATCGATGTCATTGCTCGAAGTCTTAACGAATCTTGGAAGTCTGGCGACTTTTCCATTTTGGAAATCAACGCTGCACCAGGAATTTTGATGCATCTTAACCCTGCAATAGGTGAAAGCGTTGATGTCCCCTCACATATTTTAGAAACCTTTTATAAATCGGGTACAGACGCCAGGATACCAATAATCACCTTCAACCACATATCAGTTCACGAACTTCAAGAAACAATTGACCATATTCTTTTACAACACCCCGACTGGACAATAGGCGCTGTGTGTGGTGATGCTATTTTCATCAATCGATCAGAAAAAATCTTGAGTAACGATTACAAAACCAACGTCCTCTCTTTGTTGCGTAATCCCAAACTTGACCTGCTGCTTACTGAATACGAAGAAGATGTCCTGGAAAAGGAGGGAATGTTTTATTACGGGAGTAACATGGTCGTTTTAGATAATCCCTCAGAAACCGAGATGATGCTGGCGCGGGACGTTTTTGATAACTCAACTGTTGTTATTAGAAATGGAGACCATATTTCCATTAGACGCCAAGGTTTGATTGAAGAGTACACTCTTGGAGCAGATGAACCATTTACACGGGTTTATTTGAAAGAAATCGGAACAGTTTTGTGATATGCTGTAGGCAGCGATGCAATCTGCAATTTTAATCCACAGATGCACACTAGATTTACACAGATGATGAAATATTCTTCAGGTAAGGGTTATTTGTGACAATTTCATATGTGTAGAGACGTTAAGCTGCAACGTTTCTACACAAATTATCACATCGGCAAAATATCTTGCTTATCTGAGCATATTGAACACAGATGATTCATTATCTGTGTTCATTTGTGTTTATCAGTGGTTCCTTTTCCTAATTCCTGGGATGTTTCCGAGGAACTAGATTATACTAATGCCAAACAAACACTTTGGCTTCGTACGGTCCTAAATCAGTCATAATTCCATCATCGCCAGCTTCCACATCATAATTGGCAGTCCACTCGTGCCATGTTCCACCATTAGGGAAATTAGGAACGTGATAGCCAGCAAGGAAATTTTCTGAGAAATTCGCCACAACCACAACACGAGAACCTTCTTCATTCCAACGGCTGTAAGCGAACACTTTTGCCTCTGGATTTTCGTGGATGAAGTCAATGTTTTCCGTGTAGAGAGCATGATTGTCTTTACGCAGCTCAATTAAGCCCTTGTAGTATTCAAACAAGCCGCGATTTAGGTCATTGCCTAGCAATGCCCATTCAATTTTGGATGACTCTTGGGTTTTGGGTTTGTACTCGCCAAACTCTTGACCCATCCAAATCAAAGGTACACCAACGGCTGTCATGAGAATAGCGACTCCCAACTTAAGCCGCTTAAAAGCTTCTTCGTCAAAAATATTGCGGTTCCCCAGTTCCACCATTAGGCGATCATGGTCATGGTTTGTGAGGTAATTCACAACATTTGTGGCACCTATGAAGCCTTGGCGCTTGCAGTCGATGACATCTTTAAGTTGCTCTAAATCAAAAGTGTCACCGCAAATGTGTACAGTAATCACATGACGGAAACTATCGTGCCAGCACCCATCCATCGGTCCATCGACATTGGTGATACTGGTCGTTTCAGGAATATGTTCGGCTACGTTGTAAAAAGGCTTCATGCTAGCAGTTTTTTTGGCTTCTTGCACAATCCAGTGCATGAAGTCATAGTTAGCAATTTGCCGCGCCGCATCGTAACGAATACCGTCAACATGATATTCACTAATCCAAAAACGTACCGTATCACCAATAAATCTACGAGCAGGATAGGTATCTAAATTTTCATCGTATTTTTCATAATTAAACTCAGGTCCCCAGTTATTATCAGGGTCGCGGGGAGAGTGATGATACCAGTAATCGTGGTCAATTTGTGTTAACGGACTTGATGCTTCTGAATGGTTATAAATACCGTCAATGATAACGCGAATACCTCTGGCGTGGCACTCATCAACTAGTTTTTTCAACTCCTGTGTAGATCCATAACTTGATTCTGTGGCTAAGAAGTGACGTGGATTGTAACCCCAACTATAATCACCTGGGTATTCTTTGAGTGGCATCAACTCAATGGCGTTGACTCCCAATTCACAAAGGTAATCTAATTTTTCAACTACGTGCTTATACTTTCCGCGTGCATAAGGGTCATCTTCACCACCAGAAAAGTCTGCAACGTGCAATTCATAAATAACTAATTCGTGGTCTGCGGGTAAGGGTTTATCGTCGTGTTGCCAAACGTAGGTATCGACAATACGCTCTCCATCTTTGACCCGTACTATACCATTATCTTTTCCACTCAATTCATCAATATCAGTGGCGTAGGGATCTGTAACATCAACCCATTGATCTGGTTCAAAGAACCAAGATTTTGATTGAACGCGGAATTTATATTGATACTCGCCGTCTTCTAATTCAACAGTTGTGCGAAAATAACCATCATCACCTTTTTCCATTGAGATTGGTTCCCAGTCGGAAAAAGAACCAATGACAGCAGCGGCTTCGTTGTAGGGTGCGAATAAATTAAATTCAATTGGCTTTGCCATAGAAGTAGATTGAGATATAAGGAAATCTGC
The sequence above is a segment of the Mastigocladopsis repens PCC 10914 genome. Coding sequences within it:
- a CDS encoding ATP-binding protein: MVQEKINDAIRINARKNDAFDVFNFKHYIGSNAYLETGALVFDFALTGFTRPLPIEDYIAIISDRYPHLRDETYDSHAHLFARTVSEVGKLDMGLHLDRWSVKPYQNSATCAVQSLHERTNRGVLYLVWDWFEAITQDEDIAFEEQLSILQSRFRQSVYGGPTVYALLRTAYKKGIPTFYLWDEGLTQYGFGKKQVRGIATTFDCDSHVDSDFTTRKDDCKAFLRTLGFPVPKGDIVALEREAFVVARDIGYPVAVKPVAGHKGIGVTAEVRDEDELESAFGRALEAIPENEPTRVIVEKSIAGSDFRLLCVNGRFVAATERRPAWVVGDGYSTIKELIRDENRKPGRLDTPTSPMTKIQCDEAMEQYLEQQGLSLDSVIEKERKVYLRKVANLSAGGVSIDATRTVHPDNIILAQDIAQHFRLVCLGIDVIARSLNESWKSGDFSILEINAAPGILMHLNPAIGESVDVPSHILETFYKSGTDARIPIITFNHISVHELQETIDHILLQHPDWTIGAVCGDAIFINRSEKILSNDYKTNVLSLLRNPKLDLLLTEYEEDVLEKEGMFYYGSNMVVLDNPSETEMMLARDVFDNSTVVIRNGDHISIRRQGLIEEYTLGADEPFTRVYLKEIGTVL
- a CDS encoding cyanophycinase — its product is MVASEIKRQLVIIGGAEDKEGDCQILREFVRRAGSTKAKIVIMTAATELPREVGENYIRVFERLGAEDVRIIDTETREDASSSTALDALNKATGIFFTGGDQARITSILKDTDIDAAIHKRCSEGIVIGGTSAGAAVMPDIMIVEGDSETNPRMEIVDMGPGMAFLPGVVIDQHFSQRGRLGRLIAALAQQPVVLGFGIDENTAMIVTDSQFEVVGQGCVTVVDDSEVIHSNVDDILKDEPLAVCGARLHILPNGYKFDLKTRKPILDNRTVTIAPAPAA
- a CDS encoding response regulator, coding for MPVLVGISVFILTLLFWQELLSQEDIHIRRNVELAVANVSHDITAQIQTRTKALDRMAKRWEVRGETPKREWEADALNYYQDFSSFQGIEWVDKSSYVRWIVPLVGNEVVQNLNLTFEERRRTALEKAKQSRKITMTRTLTLAQGGKGFLVVVPLFSNNDFDGFIVSIFRTQSLLDSILDKNLTQKYNIAIFDGSEQIYATHQEPLNSPIQTQWAHKTEITMGGVTWDVRVSPTTTLLAQERSPLPTVVLGGGLATSMLLAWGVYLNQKSRRYAQQVRAINQELAHEITERQQAEAALQKYAAEFEDLYDNAPCGYHSVDAEGIFIRINNTELNLLGYTRDEVIGKKKFSDLLTESSRATFQECFPIFKRRGWVNDLEFQILRKDGTIVPVLLSATAIKDAAGQYLMSRSTVFDISERKAAEVELSNLSSALESAVEGVSRMDEQGHYIYVNQAYASMMGYQPEEMVSLEWQLSIHPEDREKVMAAHQKMLNNGRAEVEARGVRQDGSVFDTQVVMVKAYDPQQNYIGHYCFMKDISDRREIERLKDEFVSVVSHELRTPLTSIRGSLGLVASGVLHTQPEKAQRMLEIAVNNSDRLIRLINDILDIERMDSGKVTMTKQTCDAASLMLQSADEMRSMADKAEVTLSVCPISAKLWADPDRIVQTFTNLLSNAVKFSTPGSTVWLSAEIIEEKGIRGVGGVGEENTLLSSSTPSTSPSSQCYILFQVRDQGRGIPADKIETIFGRFQQVDASDARKKGGTGLGLTICRSIVQHHGGRIWAESTFGEGSIFYILLPIQQEQEEPIAPPTESNSNYPLVLVCDDDSSVRTVMQTMLEQRGYRVTSVASGEEAIEVIEQLQPDVILLNLMMPGMHGWETLAVLKQQPHTKDIPVIILSGLMPDARVTPHPGVSDWIVKPPDEELLFQALERALAGEHSQSLKVLIVEDDLDLAQVLIAIFERYNIETYHARTGREALHLSQRLLPDLLVLDLGLPEVDGFAVVDWLRHHRRLCLVPMVVYCAQDLNHFDRERLKLGQTLFLTKGRVTPEEFEQRVMNLLNQIIPAKKGGNGSDSQTHSHN
- a CDS encoding response regulator, which translates into the protein MIAKRILIIDDEEDIREVAQLTLEAVGGWQVFTAESGFEGLQLAEAEKPDAILLDVMMPDMDGITTFGRLQANPATQNIPVILLTAKVQSTDQRRFAELGVTGMIAKPFDPMTLTDQLTKALGWY
- a CDS encoding alpha-amylase family glycosyl hydrolase, yielding MAKPIEFNLFAPYNEAAAVIGSFSDWEPISMEKGDDGYFRTTVELEDGEYQYKFRVQSKSWFFEPDQWVDVTDPYATDIDELSGKDNGIVRVKDGERIVDTYVWQHDDKPLPADHELVIYELHVADFSGGEDDPYARGKYKHVVEKLDYLCELGVNAIELMPLKEYPGDYSWGYNPRHFLATESSYGSTQELKKLVDECHARGIRVIIDGIYNHSEASSPLTQIDHDYWYHHSPRDPDNNWGPEFNYEKYDENLDTYPARRFIGDTVRFWISEYHVDGIRYDAARQIANYDFMHWIVQEAKKTASMKPFYNVAEHIPETTSITNVDGPMDGCWHDSFRHVITVHICGDTFDLEQLKDVIDCKRQGFIGATNVVNYLTNHDHDRLMVELGNRNIFDEEAFKRLKLGVAILMTAVGVPLIWMGQEFGEYKPKTQESSKIEWALLGNDLNRGLFEYYKGLIELRKDNHALYTENIDFIHENPEAKVFAYSRWNEEGSRVVVVANFSENFLAGYHVPNFPNGGTWHEWTANYDVEAGDDGIMTDLGPYEAKVFVWH
- a CDS encoding alpha-amylase family glycosyl hydrolase, with the protein product MFEPEKLKEVLDPRRQGYERTINVINYLATHDRERVFRELGDRGIFDENAFKRAKLGAVLLMTAMGTPMLWMGEEFGEHKRKSETVTQPKKIAWSLLERDLNRDLFEYYKKFIALRQQNPALQSDNIDFFHENRDTKVLAYVRWNEEGSRVVVVVNFSEQNLSGYGIPHFPCAGRWHEWTGNYDVEVEEDSIVIDIEPNHAKVFVWQ
- a CDS encoding Mo-dependent nitrogenase C-terminal domain-containing protein gives rise to the protein MELKNLLNFGINPLHLLRQWLESLEIRNYKVAQLLCKIIPSQCPFERKIKLFNRTILDIPPLCKLNPFYEQLVMLRFKSLAYLADECGEDVTVYC